Proteins from one Telopea speciosissima isolate NSW1024214 ecotype Mountain lineage chromosome 1, Tspe_v1, whole genome shotgun sequence genomic window:
- the LOC122671209 gene encoding probable WRKY transcription factor 24 isoform X2, whose protein sequence is MGEGGEAPEMFPTHNSPYLFTNSIPSTSLHPPSLLHQPLPQQILPDIDWISFLSNPIGFIGDHQQTPLKLPAVSSTASASSVLLGGGGQGEEEKGSKDKGKLSRTNKKANPPRFAFQTRSPDDILDDGYRWRKYGQKAVKNSIYPSYYRCTHHTCNVKKQVQRLSKDTSIVVTTYEGIHNHPCEKLMESLSPLLKQMQFLTRF, encoded by the exons AtgggagaaggaggagaagccCCAGAAATGTTTCCAACCCACAACTCTCCATACCTATTCACAAACTCAATTCCATCCACCTCATTACACCCTCCTTCCTTACTCCACCAACCTCTTCCTCAACAAATACTTCCAGACATCGATTGGATTAGCTTCCTCTCCAACCCGATTGGATTTATTGGAGATCATCAACAAACACCATTAAAGCTCCCAGCTGTGAGTAGTACTGCCTCTGCATCATCAGTACtacttggtggtggtggtcaaggtgaagaagagaaaggtaGTAAGGATAAGGGAAAGTTGAGCAGGACTAATAAGAAGGCGAATCCTCCAAGGTTTGCCTTTCAGACCAGGAGCCCCGATGATATTCTTGATGATGGATACCGGTGGAGGAAATATGGGCAGAAAGCTGTGAAGAATAGCATCTATCCAAG CTACTACCGGTGCACACACCATACATGCAATGTGAAGAAGCAGGTTCAGCGGCTATCGAAGGACACAAGCATCGTTGTGACAACATACGAAGGCATTCACAATCACCCATGTGAGAAACTAATGGAGAGCTTGAGTCCCCTACTCAAGCAGATGCAATTCCTGACAAGATTTTAA
- the LOC122671209 gene encoding probable WRKY transcription factor 43 isoform X1: MGEGGEAPEMFPTHNSPYLFTNSIPSTSLHPPSLLHQPLPQQILPDIDWISFLSNPIGFIGDHQQTPLKLPAVSSTASASSVLLGGGGQGEEEKGSKDKGKLSRTNKKANPPRFAFQTRSPDDILDDGYRWRKYGQKAVKNSIYPRSYYRCTHHTCNVKKQVQRLSKDTSIVVTTYEGIHNHPCEKLMESLSPLLKQMQFLTRF; encoded by the exons AtgggagaaggaggagaagccCCAGAAATGTTTCCAACCCACAACTCTCCATACCTATTCACAAACTCAATTCCATCCACCTCATTACACCCTCCTTCCTTACTCCACCAACCTCTTCCTCAACAAATACTTCCAGACATCGATTGGATTAGCTTCCTCTCCAACCCGATTGGATTTATTGGAGATCATCAACAAACACCATTAAAGCTCCCAGCTGTGAGTAGTACTGCCTCTGCATCATCAGTACtacttggtggtggtggtcaaggtgaagaagagaaaggtaGTAAGGATAAGGGAAAGTTGAGCAGGACTAATAAGAAGGCGAATCCTCCAAGGTTTGCCTTTCAGACCAGGAGCCCCGATGATATTCTTGATGATGGATACCGGTGGAGGAAATATGGGCAGAAAGCTGTGAAGAATAGCATCTATCCAAG AAGCTACTACCGGTGCACACACCATACATGCAATGTGAAGAAGCAGGTTCAGCGGCTATCGAAGGACACAAGCATCGTTGTGACAACATACGAAGGCATTCACAATCACCCATGTGAGAAACTAATGGAGAGCTTGAGTCCCCTACTCAAGCAGATGCAATTCCTGACAAGATTTTAA
- the LOC122671191 gene encoding putative pentatricopeptide repeat-containing protein At1g56570, whose protein sequence is MALNVILTPGVFLSHLQCHSIANDKIGNSNVRIPSTATQNSPVALGSKISARSAVSATDQLPKLQFFVDHLRDCAREGSIREGKVIHALVLKSSFDEKKTIVLLNHVADMYSKCSDFAAARVVFDKMPQKNVFSWTVMIVGSTENRQFDDGLTFFREMQGCGILPDKFTYSAVIQSCIGLNCIELCEMVHAQIIKKGFLAHIFVTTSLLNMYSKLGKIEDSVLMFNTMAEHNQVSWNAIISGFISNGLHAEAFNQFLAMKSEGTEPNSSTFGSVLKAVAKLGDVSKGREVHNHITELGMESNVLVGTALIDMYSNCGCLPDARNVFDKNFTDCRVNMPWNALVSGYSQCGCSQEALELFIGMCLNGVESDLFTYGSVFKAIAAVKYLQFGRQVHGKVLKLGYDSKALNVNNAIADAYSKCGSLEDARKVFESMETKDLISWTTMLTAYVQCSEGEKALNIFSQMRNEGFTPNEFSFASILVGCASLCLLDCGQQLHGLLCKSGLEDHECVESALIDMYAKCGNIIEAEKVFRGIDRPDVVSWTAIISAYAHHGLTRNALELFQTMEASGIKANTVTLLCVLFACSHGGMVDEGIHYFQSMEERYGLVPEMEHYACIVDLLGRVGRLNDAMEFINSMPIEPTDMVWQTLLGACRVHRNVELGELAAKKIISVRPEHSATYVLLASTYIEMGSLEDGLSLRNMMKDRSVRKEPGFSWISVKGRVHKFFAGDQHHPQKEDIYSKLDELWDKMKAMGYVPDLRYILQEAGE, encoded by the exons ATGGCACTAAATGTCATTCTCACGCCGGGTGTTTTTCTTTCTCATCTTCAATGCCATTCTATTGCAAATGATAaa ATTGGAAATTCAAATGTGCGTATACCATCTACAGCTACCCAAAACTCTCCTGTTGCCCTTGGAAGCAAAATTTCTGCTCGTTCTGCTGTCTCTGCAACCGACCAACTACCTAAACTTCAGTTTTTTGTGGATCATCTACGGGATTGTGCAAGAGAAGGATcaataagagaaggaaaagtAATTCACGCTTTGGTTTTAAAATCCAGTTTTGACGAAAAGAAAACAATAGTTCTCCTCAATCATGTGGCTGATATGTACTCAAAATGCTCAGATTTCGCTGCGGCTCGTGTGGTATTTGATAAAATGCCTCAGAAAAACGTATTCTCTTGGACGGTCATGATTGTTGGTTCAACGGAGAACAGGCAATTTGATGATGGGCTTACATTCTTCCGAGAGATGCAGGGTTGTGGAATTCTTCCAGACAAATTTACTTATTCCGCCGTCATTCAATCATGTATAGGGCTGAATTGCATTGAATTGTGTGAAATGGTGCATGCCCAAATTATCAAGAAAGGCTTTTTGGCTCACATTTTCGTTACTACTTCTCTACTCAACATGTACTCGAAATTAGGGAAGATCGAAGATTCAGTTCTGATGTTTAATACCATGGCCGAGCACAACCAAGTTTCATGGAATGCGATTATATCAGGCTTTATATCGAATGGTCTTCATGCAGAAGCGTTCAACCAGTTTCTGGCAATGAAAAGTGAAGGCACAGAACCAAATTCATCTACGTTTGGTAGCGTCTTGAAAGCTGTTGCGAAGTTGGGTGATGTCAGCAAGGGCAGAGAAGTGCACAACCATATAACTGAATTGGGCATGGAGTCTAATGTTCTTGTGGGGACTGCACTCATCGACATGTACTCAAATTGTGGCTGCTTGCCTGATGCAAGAAATGTATTTGATAAGAATTTTACAGATTGTCGAGTAAATATGCCATGGAATGCTCTGGTTTCCGGCTATTCTCAATGTGGTTGTAGCCAAGAGGCCTTAGAACTCTTCATTGGGATGTGTCTTAATGGTGTGGAATCAGACCTTTTCACATATGGTAGTGTGTTCAAAGCAATTGCAGCTGTGAAGTATTTGCAATTTGGGAGGCAAGTGCATGGGAAGGTTCTAAAGTTGGGGTATGATTCAAAAGCTTTAAATGTGAATAATGCGATTGCAGATGCATATTCCAAATGTGGTTCCCTTGAggatgcgagaaaagtttttgaAAGCATGGAAACAAAGGATTTGATCTCCTGGACTACTATGTTGACTGCTTATGTCCAGTGTTCAGAAGGGGAAAAAGCACTAAACATCTTCTCACAGATGAGGAACGAAGGATTTACACCTAATGAGTTCTCATTTGCCAGCATCCTTGTAGGCTGTGCTAGTCTTTGTTTGCTTGATTGTGGTCAACAACTTCATGGACTCCTGTGTAAGTCAGGACTGGAAGATCATGAATGCGTTGAGAGTGCTCTGATTGACATGTATGCAAAATGTGGCAACATAATAGAAGCCGAGAAAGTTTTCAGGGGAATTGATAGGCCTGATGTTGTTTCATGGACTGCAATAATATCAGCCTACGCTCACCATGGTTTAACAAGAAATGCCCTTGAACTCTTTCAGACGATGGAAGCATCGGGTATCAAGGCTAATACCGTTACTCTTTTATGTGTGTTGTTTGCTTGTAGTCATGGAGGGATGGTAGACGAAGGCATCCATTATTTCCAATCAATGGAAGAAAGATATGGCTTGGTGCCCGAAATGGAGCACTACGCATGTATCGTTGATCTCTTGGGTCGTGTAGGCCGTCTCAATGATGCAATGGAGTTCATCAACAGTATGCCAATTGAGCCAACAGATATGGTTTGGCAGACCTTGTTAGGTGCATGTAGGGTTCACAGAAATGTTGAATTGGGAGAGCTAGCAGCCAAGAAAATCATCTCAGTGAGGCCTGAGCACTCGGCAACTTACGTGCTTCTAGCAAGCACATATATCGAAATGGGTAGTCTAGAAGACGGGCTTAGTTTAAGAAATATGATGAAAGACAGGAGTGTGCGGAAAGAACCAGGATTTAGTTGGATATCTGTGAAAGGTAGAGTCCATAAATTTTTTGCTGGAGATCAACATCACCCTCAGAAGGAAGACATATATTCCAAGTTAGATGAACTGTGGGACAAGATGAAGGCCATGGGTTATGTACCAGACTTAAGATACATATTGCAAGAAGCAGGGGAGTGA